The following coding sequences lie in one Silvanigrella aquatica genomic window:
- a CDS encoding polyprenyl synthetase family protein, with amino-acid sequence MNDLFIKEEEKIMIPSFYQSISDELATLEKKLVEYLLTPNKPTNQVLYHIFSSGGKRIRPAIFLLSSQLIDYEGEHKYPIASVCEYIHTASLLHDDVIDNSTLRRNKPTVNSVWGDETAVLSGDLIYSAACRLMTKTKSIELIDDFAECIRFMSESELYQLELLWKKDTNIEQYNRVLLGKTATLFQASAKTPCYLKKIETGIANLLSDYGKNLGFAFQIFDDCLDYEGQQKLVGKPVLTDLLEGKVTIPLIYALNANHSLKNELLILVNKIIETAEATSDDKNRLLNLVKETGGLEKAYEVAEFYAHSARNSLNEIKNKINFSDKQTQAFNALYEITYFVMNRKN; translated from the coding sequence ATGAATGACTTATTTATCAAAGAAGAAGAAAAAATTATGATACCCTCTTTTTATCAATCTATTTCCGACGAGCTAGCAACCTTAGAAAAAAAACTTGTAGAATATTTATTAACACCAAATAAGCCTACAAATCAGGTTTTATATCATATTTTCTCCTCAGGAGGAAAAAGAATAAGACCCGCTATTTTTTTACTGTCTTCTCAGCTCATAGATTACGAGGGAGAGCATAAATATCCTATTGCCTCTGTTTGTGAGTATATTCACACAGCAAGTTTATTACATGATGATGTCATTGATAATTCAACCCTAAGAAGAAATAAACCCACGGTAAATTCTGTGTGGGGTGATGAAACTGCTGTGCTATCTGGTGATCTTATTTATTCTGCCGCATGTCGTTTAATGACAAAAACAAAAAGCATTGAACTTATCGATGATTTTGCAGAATGCATTCGTTTTATGAGCGAAAGCGAGTTGTATCAATTAGAATTATTATGGAAAAAAGACACGAATATAGAACAATATAATAGAGTTTTACTTGGAAAAACAGCAACCCTTTTTCAAGCTAGCGCAAAAACACCCTGTTACTTAAAGAAAATAGAAACAGGCATTGCTAATTTATTATCAGATTATGGAAAAAATCTTGGCTTTGCCTTTCAAATATTTGATGATTGTTTAGATTATGAAGGTCAGCAAAAATTAGTTGGAAAGCCTGTTTTAACCGATTTATTAGAAGGTAAAGTAACAATTCCTTTAATATATGCCTTAAATGCAAATCATTCTTTAAAAAATGAACTTCTTATTTTAGTCAATAAGATAATTGAAACTGCAGAAGCTACCTCTGATGATAAGAATAGACTTTTGAATCTAGTTAAGGAAACGGGTGGCCTTGAAAAAGCTTATGAAGTAGCTGAATTTTATGCTCACTCAGCTCGAAACTCATTAAATGAAATAAAAAATAAAATAAATTTTTCAGATAAACAAACTCAAGCATTTAATGCCCTTTATGAGATTACTTATTTTGTTATGAATAGAAAGAACTAA
- a CDS encoding nitroreductase family protein gives MSPEEFKKLVHSRRSVRIFSAKPVPENVVNECLNLALLAPNSSNLQPWEFHWVRSNEKKEQLIKACLSQPAASTAAELIVCVARTATWRKNAKKMLEILESQSDKVPKTAIDYYRKIVPFAYTQGYFNIFGWIKRILVFLIGFKTPVPRNPVSRNDMVTWASKTCALAAENLMLAIHAHGFDTCPMEGFDARRIHKILNLPSDSHTVMVVAVGEKAPEGVYGPRIRFERELFIKEV, from the coding sequence ATGAGTCCAGAAGAATTTAAAAAACTTGTTCATTCTAGAAGAAGTGTTCGCATATTTTCAGCGAAACCTGTTCCTGAAAATGTAGTAAATGAATGTTTAAATTTAGCATTACTGGCACCAAACTCATCAAATTTACAACCCTGGGAATTTCATTGGGTCAGATCAAATGAAAAAAAAGAGCAATTAATTAAGGCTTGTCTTTCACAGCCTGCCGCAAGTACAGCAGCAGAATTAATTGTCTGTGTTGCTCGCACAGCCACATGGCGAAAAAACGCAAAAAAAATGTTGGAAATTTTAGAATCTCAAAGTGATAAAGTACCAAAAACAGCAATAGATTATTATAGAAAAATTGTTCCTTTTGCTTATACGCAAGGATATTTTAATATTTTTGGCTGGATTAAAAGAATATTAGTTTTTTTAATTGGATTTAAAACTCCCGTTCCTCGAAATCCTGTAAGTAGAAATGATATGGTAACTTGGGCTTCTAAAACCTGTGCATTGGCTGCGGAAAATTTGATGTTAGCCATTCATGCGCATGGATTTGATACCTGTCCCATGGAAGGATTTGATGCCCGCCGCATTCACAAAATTTTAAATCTACCTTCCGATTCCCACACAGTTATGGTTGTAGCCGTTGGAGAAAAAGCGCCCGAAGGCGTTTATGGACCACGTATTCGCTTTGAAAGAGAATTATTTATTAAAGAGGTATAG
- a CDS encoding ABC transporter ATP-binding protein, with amino-acid sequence MVKNYNILNGEKRVQEENVLSVENLVTSFNISGRDVNAVDDCSFSVKKGKTLGIVGESGCGKSVTSLSLMRLIPTPPGKIKSGKIIFGGKNLLDISEAEMRSVRGNKISMIFQEPMTSLNPVYTIGNQIAEVFMLHKGSSRKEARNLSIEMLRQVRISSPEKRIDEYPHQLSGGMRQRVMIAIAIACKPSLLIADEPTTALDVTIQAQILALMNNLQKENGMSTILITHDFGVVAETCDDVAVMYAGKIVEKATTKDIFSNPKHPYTIGLLNSIPKLGEKKQRLNTISGIVPSLSKLPKGCRFQDRCSRVTEQCKSIEPELLSLKEDKKVACFNIS; translated from the coding sequence TTGGTAAAAAATTATAATATTTTAAATGGAGAAAAAAGAGTGCAAGAAGAAAACGTTCTGAGCGTTGAGAATTTGGTAACAAGTTTTAATATTTCAGGACGCGATGTCAATGCAGTAGACGATTGTTCCTTTAGTGTAAAAAAAGGAAAGACATTAGGAATTGTGGGTGAATCGGGGTGTGGAAAAAGCGTAACAAGTTTATCATTAATGCGCCTCATTCCTACTCCTCCTGGAAAAATAAAATCAGGAAAAATAATTTTTGGTGGAAAAAATTTATTAGATATTTCTGAAGCAGAAATGCGCTCTGTGCGTGGTAATAAAATATCAATGATATTCCAAGAACCTATGACAAGTTTAAATCCTGTTTATACCATTGGAAATCAAATTGCCGAAGTCTTTATGCTGCATAAAGGATCTTCCCGAAAAGAAGCACGGAATTTATCCATTGAAATGTTACGACAGGTTCGCATTTCTTCTCCTGAAAAAAGAATTGATGAATATCCTCATCAACTTTCCGGAGGTATGCGCCAGCGTGTCATGATCGCCATTGCCATTGCGTGTAAACCCTCGTTACTTATTGCAGACGAACCCACAACCGCTTTGGATGTGACCATTCAAGCGCAAATTCTCGCATTGATGAATAATTTACAAAAAGAAAATGGGATGTCGACAATACTTATTACCCATGATTTTGGAGTTGTTGCTGAAACATGTGATGATGTTGCTGTTATGTATGCAGGAAAAATAGTTGAAAAAGCAACAACAAAAGATATTTTTTCTAATCCAAAACACCCTTATACAATTGGATTATTAAATTCCATTCCCAAATTAGGCGAAAAAAAACAAAGATTAAATACCATCTCTGGAATTGTACCCTCTCTTTCTAAGTTGCCTAAGGGATGTCGTTTTCAAGACAGATGTTCACGTGTAACAGAACAATGTAAGTCTATAGAACCTGAATTATTATCATTAAAAGAAGATAAAAAAGTCGCTTGCTTTAATATATCGTGA
- a CDS encoding ATP-dependent helicase, with product MHNEIETPDLSLLNKAQFDACTHNEGPAVVYAGAGSGKTRVICCRIAWLILNQGVPPSSILAVTFTNKAAKEMKERIEKYIGAQKAKNIIVSTFHAFCARFLRIYSHEAGYNPGFSIYDDNDQKSLLKDILKQLNVPDKLLSVNTVKSKIDKIKNQGLTPEEYLQDIKNNQDYSLKEQKYQLRQFGEHYDPELIQKVYAMYQRLMKQQNAMDFNDLLLVMFKLLENSPHVLESLQNRFRYFLIDEFQDTNPIQFKLVSLLSSKTKNLFIVGDDDQSIYSWRGAEPSFILNFHKEHENTKVYKLEENYRSSNTIISAATSVIKNNYKRADKSLYTKKTNGIKIKFKSCEDAFSESKYIANEIYSAIQNEEKFSDFCILYRTNAQSRSLEDELRRRMMPYIIYGSVRFYERAEIKILLAYLKLIINTTDEASFQKVINTPRRGFGDKALQNLKDLSIQRKETLLKTLNEVVFGGIENDITRSISGVKEFMMSYQKWRSNLDSHNKPSQILAEIISDIKFEAYLKTTHPEDFDERWLNVIELKNAIVEFEHIQIDDEFNFENKIQTGIEKLSKFIEQAMLTVEPTVVNVQQGNANAITLMTIHSAKGLEFPKVIIAGLEEGVLPHQNSLDSPEAIEEERRLMYVAITRAKEKLILTNCKRNRFKDFLPAQESRFISEIPFEVIDYADNQNKNIKKEFGKINTIEQKFVDKPRIFKGDDLLKQEMNSTQNDGVTWRKGQRVKHKVFGDGIIREIEKSSQGYRLKIKFEKSSIGEKTLIHTYVQPA from the coding sequence ATGCATAATGAAATAGAAACCCCTGACCTTTCCCTTTTAAATAAAGCACAATTTGATGCTTGCACACACAATGAAGGACCAGCGGTCGTTTATGCAGGAGCGGGAAGCGGAAAAACAAGAGTCATTTGTTGCCGTATTGCATGGTTGATTTTAAACCAAGGAGTTCCTCCCTCTTCTATTCTTGCTGTTACTTTTACAAATAAAGCAGCAAAGGAAATGAAAGAAAGAATTGAAAAATATATTGGTGCACAAAAGGCAAAAAATATTATTGTTTCTACATTTCATGCTTTTTGTGCACGTTTTTTAAGAATCTATTCACATGAAGCAGGTTATAATCCTGGATTTTCCATTTATGATGACAATGATCAAAAAAGTCTTTTAAAAGATATTTTAAAACAATTAAATGTTCCCGATAAATTATTATCTGTTAATACCGTAAAATCAAAAATAGATAAAATAAAAAATCAAGGTCTCACTCCCGAAGAGTATTTACAAGATATAAAAAATAATCAAGATTATTCATTAAAAGAACAAAAATATCAACTTCGCCAATTTGGTGAGCATTACGATCCCGAACTCATTCAAAAAGTCTATGCGATGTATCAAAGACTTATGAAACAACAAAATGCTATGGATTTTAATGATCTTCTCCTTGTCATGTTTAAACTACTTGAAAACTCTCCTCATGTATTGGAATCTTTACAAAATAGATTCCGTTATTTTTTAATTGACGAATTTCAAGATACCAACCCCATACAATTTAAATTAGTAAGTTTATTAAGTTCAAAAACTAAAAACTTATTTATTGTGGGCGATGATGATCAAAGCATTTATTCATGGCGTGGCGCTGAACCTTCTTTTATTTTAAATTTTCATAAAGAACATGAAAATACTAAAGTCTATAAACTTGAGGAAAACTATAGAAGTTCAAATACCATTATATCTGCTGCCACAAGCGTTATAAAAAACAATTATAAAAGAGCGGATAAATCATTATATACAAAAAAAACCAATGGAATAAAAATTAAGTTTAAATCATGTGAAGACGCCTTCTCGGAATCAAAATACATTGCAAATGAAATTTATTCTGCTATTCAAAATGAGGAAAAATTCTCTGATTTTTGCATTTTATATCGTACCAATGCGCAAAGCCGTTCTTTAGAAGACGAACTAAGAAGACGTATGATGCCTTATATTATTTATGGATCAGTTCGATTTTATGAACGCGCAGAAATTAAAATTTTGTTAGCTTACTTAAAACTTATTATTAATACTACTGATGAAGCCTCTTTCCAAAAAGTAATCAATACCCCAAGAAGAGGCTTTGGTGACAAAGCATTACAAAATTTAAAAGATTTATCAATTCAGCGTAAAGAAACACTTTTAAAAACATTAAATGAAGTTGTTTTTGGTGGAATTGAAAACGACATCACACGCTCGATTTCTGGCGTTAAAGAATTTATGATGAGCTATCAAAAATGGCGTAGTAATCTTGATAGTCATAATAAACCATCGCAAATTTTAGCAGAAATTATTTCGGATATTAAGTTTGAAGCTTATTTAAAAACAACACACCCAGAAGACTTTGATGAACGTTGGTTAAACGTGATCGAATTAAAAAATGCTATTGTTGAATTCGAACATATTCAGATTGATGACGAGTTTAATTTTGAAAATAAAATCCAAACTGGGATTGAAAAACTTTCAAAATTTATTGAACAAGCTATGCTTACGGTAGAGCCGACTGTTGTCAATGTACAACAAGGTAACGCAAATGCAATTACACTTATGACAATACACTCTGCAAAAGGTTTAGAATTCCCTAAAGTTATTATTGCTGGCCTTGAAGAAGGCGTCCTTCCTCACCAAAACTCACTCGACTCTCCCGAAGCCATTGAAGAAGAAAGACGTCTCATGTATGTGGCTATCACCCGAGCAAAAGAGAAACTTATCCTTACAAATTGTAAAAGAAATCGATTTAAAGATTTTCTCCCTGCCCAAGAAAGTCGATTTATTTCGGAAATTCCCTTTGAAGTTATTGATTATGCGGATAATCAAAACAAAAATATTAAAAAAGAATTTGGCAAAATAAATACAATAGAACAAAAATTTGTCGACAAACCTCGCATTTTTAAAGGGGATGATCTTCTCAAACAAGAAATGAATTCAACTCAAAATGACGGAGTCACCTGGAGAAAAGGCCAAAGAGTCAAACACAAAGTGTTTGGAGATGGAATCATAAGAGAAATAGAAAAAAGCAGTCAGGGCTACAGACTTAAAATTAAATTTGAAAAAAGTAGCATTGGAGAAAAAACATTAATTCATACCTATGTGCAGCCAGCATAA
- a CDS encoding GNAT family N-acetyltransferase, producing MTVKEKKEKEESKEDKKNFDSKRSFSVREMEIQDLAEAYNLGETCFRADLWPMLYRGWDEYEVTSMFNTDGDYCLVAENDEFQKGEDPEDERIVGFVLGTVMSKPGTAWSYGYIVWLCAHPKWQREGVASKLIDKVVEAFVENEGVRIIMADTDPSNNRAVQFFKKKGFDQEHQHVFLTSNIENNPLYSNLLHKSRAAALEEQYLKKIRRLAIGSSGLAAVKNLKRKNINSKNTSSKNTTPKRKKKKSKKKK from the coding sequence ATGACAGTGAAAGAAAAAAAGGAAAAAGAAGAAAGTAAGGAAGACAAAAAAAATTTTGATTCTAAACGCAGCTTTTCCGTTCGCGAAATGGAAATCCAAGACTTAGCGGAAGCTTATAATTTAGGCGAAACCTGTTTCCGAGCCGATCTTTGGCCTATGCTCTACCGGGGTTGGGATGAGTACGAAGTCACGAGCATGTTCAATACAGACGGAGACTACTGTCTTGTTGCAGAAAATGATGAATTTCAAAAAGGGGAAGATCCCGAAGATGAACGCATTGTCGGATTTGTACTAGGAACTGTAATGTCTAAGCCAGGTACAGCCTGGAGCTATGGCTATATTGTCTGGCTTTGCGCCCATCCGAAGTGGCAACGTGAAGGAGTGGCTAGCAAACTCATTGATAAAGTGGTTGAAGCCTTTGTTGAAAACGAAGGGGTACGCATTATCATGGCGGACACCGATCCCAGCAACAATAGAGCCGTCCAATTTTTCAAGAAAAAAGGCTTTGATCAAGAGCATCAACATGTATTTCTAACTTCAAATATTGAAAATAATCCTCTTTATTCTAATCTTCTCCACAAATCGAGAGCTGCGGCATTGGAGGAACAATATTTAAAGAAAATTAGAAGACTTGCTATTGGTTCTTCTGGACTCGCAGCAGTAAAGAATTTAAAAAGAAAAAATATTAACAGCAAAAATACAAGTAGTAAAAACACAACACCCAAAAGAAAAAAGAAAAAATCAAAAAAGAAAAAGTAA
- the rpe gene encoding ribulose-phosphate 3-epimerase has translation MKKEIKVSPSIAAGNLMNLGEEVKKLEISGAHSIHFDVMDGHFVPLLTIGIPFIEQMRKITQMHLDVHIMVTNPDQVFQDYISAGADTLSFHQETAIHPHRICSKIKEMGKRAGVALNPSTHWNTIQYLLPVLDQVTIMSVNPGFSRQAHIPLVHHKIKELAQFRNENNLKFDILVDGGVNADNVQTLTQLGTDIIVAGGAVFNYENYQEAIHKIKKASIINIS, from the coding sequence ATGAAAAAAGAAATTAAAGTCTCTCCCTCCATTGCTGCTGGAAACCTCATGAATTTAGGGGAAGAGGTCAAAAAACTCGAAATCAGCGGCGCCCATAGCATTCATTTTGATGTCATGGACGGACATTTTGTTCCACTTTTAACAATAGGTATTCCTTTTATCGAACAAATGCGCAAAATAACGCAAATGCATCTTGATGTTCACATTATGGTAACAAACCCCGATCAGGTTTTTCAGGATTATATCAGCGCAGGCGCAGATACTCTTTCATTTCATCAAGAAACCGCAATACATCCACACAGAATTTGTTCAAAAATTAAAGAAATGGGCAAAAGAGCAGGGGTTGCTTTAAATCCATCAACACACTGGAATACCATTCAATATTTATTGCCTGTATTAGATCAAGTTACCATTATGTCAGTAAATCCTGGATTTTCAAGACAAGCTCATATTCCTCTTGTTCACCATAAAATTAAAGAATTGGCTCAATTTCGAAATGAAAATAATTTAAAATTCGATATTCTTGTAGATGGTGGGGTGAATGCAGATAATGTGCAAACCCTAACACAACTTGGCACTGACATTATTGTGGCAGGCGGAGCTGTCTTTAATTATGAAAACTATCAAGAAGCAATTCATAAAATTAAAAAAGCTTCTATTATAAATATATCGTAA
- a CDS encoding ABC transporter ATP-binding protein, with translation MSEMDILRVQNLVKYFPITGGILGKQIAKVHAVDDVTFSVKKGKTLGLVGESGCGKSTLGRTILRLIEPTSGNIFFDGKDITNISQKQLRPLRKEIQIVFQDPFASLNPRMSIREILSEPFEIHNLFPDKQERIHKVLSLLKEVGLSPEAIDRYPHEFSGGQRQRIGIARALSLNPKIIICDEPVSALDVSIQSQILNLMMDLRDKYHLSYIFIAHDLSVIEHISDEVAVMYLGKIVEYTSSENLYKHPIHPYTKALISSIPRHNVVEKREHQVIQGDLPSPIDPPSGCRFHTRCPFAKEICSKQIPELKNLGSEINSHLVACHFSNELKNNEIL, from the coding sequence ATGTCAGAAATGGATATTTTGCGAGTTCAAAATTTAGTTAAATACTTTCCCATAACAGGTGGTATTTTAGGAAAACAAATTGCAAAAGTTCATGCTGTTGATGATGTTACTTTTTCAGTTAAAAAAGGAAAAACTTTAGGACTTGTTGGTGAATCAGGTTGTGGAAAAAGCACATTAGGACGTACTATTTTAAGGTTAATAGAACCTACATCAGGAAATATTTTTTTTGACGGTAAAGATATAACAAATATATCTCAAAAACAATTGCGCCCTTTACGTAAAGAAATTCAAATTGTTTTTCAAGATCCTTTTGCAAGTTTAAATCCTCGCATGTCTATCCGTGAAATTTTATCAGAGCCTTTTGAAATTCATAATTTATTTCCCGATAAACAGGAACGTATCCATAAAGTATTGAGTTTATTAAAAGAAGTTGGCTTGAGCCCTGAAGCGATTGACAGATATCCACACGAATTTTCAGGAGGACAAAGACAACGCATAGGAATTGCCAGGGCATTATCTTTAAATCCTAAAATAATTATTTGTGATGAACCCGTCAGCGCACTTGATGTATCGATTCAAAGCCAAATATTAAATTTGATGATGGATTTAAGAGATAAATATCATTTGTCTTATATATTTATTGCACATGATCTTTCTGTGATTGAACATATTTCTGATGAAGTTGCCGTCATGTACTTAGGAAAAATTGTCGAATATACTTCTTCTGAAAATTTATATAAACATCCAATTCACCCTTATACAAAAGCATTAATATCAAGTATTCCAAGACATAATGTTGTTGAAAAAAGAGAACATCAAGTTATTCAAGGTGATTTACCAAGCCCCATCGATCCTCCTTCAGGATGCCGATTTCATACAAGATGTCCTTTTGCGAAAGAAATATGCTCTAAACAAATACCCGAATTAAAAAATTTAGGTTCAGAAATTAATTCACACCTTGTCGCTTGTCACTTTAGTAATGAATTAAAAAACAATGAAATTCTTTAA
- a CDS encoding isopenicillin N synthase family dioxygenase produces MKHVPLTDLRLYTQGSANEKREFINIFGKAIQEFGFVKIEGHEISHSLIDICYDNFKKLFSLSSAEKVKYVEPEGLGRRGYVQFGLEHAKNNNKGDLKEFWHVGRENFENKDLELLSAKNIWPNNHFPKFKKDILNLYSSLDHMALTLLTAMSEYLGIPKNTLSNMAKDGNTVLRALHYPPLSDDQFKSGSIRAAAHEDINLMTILCEATEGGLEILTRQGEWLEIQSEKGQMVVDSGDMLSRITNEIIPATTHRVINPKGAKNVSRYSMPFFVHAYENCELKLLENCISPSHYAKFPPILANEFLLQRLKENGLGKKL; encoded by the coding sequence ATGAAACATGTACCTCTTACCGATTTGCGCCTATATACTCAAGGTTCTGCAAATGAAAAAAGAGAATTTATAAATATATTTGGAAAAGCAATTCAAGAATTTGGTTTTGTTAAAATTGAAGGACACGAAATTTCTCATTCTCTTATTGATATTTGTTATGATAATTTTAAAAAATTATTTTCCCTTTCCTCTGCAGAAAAAGTAAAATATGTGGAACCTGAAGGATTAGGCAGACGCGGTTATGTTCAATTTGGTCTTGAGCATGCAAAAAACAATAACAAAGGGGATTTAAAAGAATTTTGGCACGTAGGGCGTGAAAACTTTGAAAATAAAGATTTGGAATTACTGAGTGCTAAAAACATCTGGCCTAATAATCATTTTCCTAAATTTAAAAAAGATATTTTAAACTTATATTCATCTCTCGATCACATGGCTTTAACATTACTTACTGCAATGTCTGAATATTTAGGAATTCCAAAAAATACATTATCTAATATGGCTAAAGATGGCAACACAGTGTTACGTGCACTACATTATCCCCCTCTATCTGATGATCAATTTAAATCGGGCTCCATTCGCGCAGCAGCTCATGAAGATATTAATTTAATGACAATTCTTTGTGAGGCTACCGAAGGAGGTTTGGAAATTTTAACAAGACAAGGTGAGTGGCTCGAAATTCAAAGCGAAAAAGGCCAAATGGTAGTTGATTCTGGTGATATGCTTTCAAGAATTACAAACGAAATTATTCCTGCTACGACACACCGCGTTATAAATCCCAAGGGAGCAAAAAATGTGTCACGTTATTCCATGCCCTTTTTTGTCCATGCTTACGAAAATTGTGAGCTTAAGTTACTTGAAAATTGCATTTCACCATCACACTACGCCAAATTTCCCCCTATCCTTGCCAACGAATTTTTGTTACAAAGGTTAAAGGAAAATGGCCTTGGTAAAAAATTATAA
- a CDS encoding M16 family metallopeptidase: MHHFSISKHILKNGLPVLYCHTPQSVVFELSIHINTGARDETEENNGVSHFLEHMMFRGTKKYPNSIYLSRAMESFGSETNAMTGIENTTYWLKGDSEKTIEAIECFSDFFLNPNYADLEIERSVILQEMASDFNESGDSIDTESLAMSSLFFDHPLGNPIIGNEEIIKKLSINDLSQKRRDFYTPERCAITIHSALSEREVIAAIEKYFGHKWEHTFQSQPNRISADNYIPIKSRLKKPQNALCLQNNPDNQYAVKLIFPTRGGLTKEVVYITFLQRILDDGICTRLPANIREKYGLVYDISCDTQFFNEIGTFSIDATVSDDLLHDLLDKLTSELKSIISETPLQEEIDHIKFRYCFDLKQIKETPSRLLNREISSYFMNSNLSVDDEIEIVKSITPQQILETAKKVFGAARRGFVLIGPKARRKRDHIEKLLSIFDTIGE; this comes from the coding sequence ATGCATCATTTTTCAATAAGTAAACATATTTTAAAAAATGGTTTACCGGTTTTATATTGTCACACACCTCAAAGCGTTGTCTTTGAACTTTCTATCCATATTAATACAGGTGCTCGCGATGAAACCGAAGAAAATAATGGTGTCTCTCATTTTCTAGAACACATGATGTTCCGCGGAACTAAAAAATATCCAAATTCAATTTACTTGTCGCGTGCTATGGAATCTTTTGGCAGCGAAACAAATGCTATGACAGGTATTGAAAACACCACATATTGGTTAAAAGGGGATAGCGAAAAGACAATTGAAGCCATTGAATGTTTTTCTGATTTCTTTTTAAATCCAAATTATGCAGATTTAGAAATAGAAAGATCGGTTATATTACAGGAAATGGCATCTGATTTTAATGAATCTGGCGATAGTATTGATACGGAATCCTTAGCTATGTCTTCATTATTTTTTGATCATCCCCTAGGAAATCCTATTATTGGAAATGAAGAGATTATAAAAAAATTATCGATAAACGATCTTTCCCAAAAAAGGAGAGATTTTTATACTCCAGAACGGTGTGCGATTACAATTCACTCTGCTCTTTCTGAAAGAGAAGTTATTGCGGCTATTGAAAAATACTTTGGCCATAAATGGGAGCATACATTCCAATCTCAACCAAATCGCATTTCTGCTGATAATTATATTCCCATAAAATCAAGACTAAAAAAACCACAAAACGCGTTATGTTTACAAAATAATCCCGACAATCAATATGCTGTAAAATTAATTTTTCCAACAAGAGGCGGATTAACAAAAGAAGTCGTTTATATTACTTTTTTACAAAGAATATTAGATGATGGTATTTGCACTCGTTTGCCAGCAAATATTAGAGAAAAGTACGGACTCGTTTATGATATAAGTTGCGATACTCAATTTTTTAATGAAATTGGTACATTTAGCATAGATGCCACCGTATCAGATGATCTTCTTCATGATTTACTTGACAAACTCACCAGTGAATTAAAATCAATAATCTCAGAAACACCCTTACAAGAAGAAATTGATCATATTAAGTTTCGTTATTGTTTTGATTTAAAACAAATTAAAGAGACACCTTCTCGATTGTTAAATAGAGAAATTTCATCTTATTTTATGAATTCTAATTTAAGCGTCGATGATGAAATTGAAATTGTAAAATCAATAACGCCTCAACAAATACTTGAAACCGCAAAAAAAGTCTTTGGCGCCGCAAGACGTGGTTTTGTATTAATTGGTCCTAAAGCACGCCGCAAACGCGATCATATTGAAAAGCTTTTGAGTATATTTGATACTATTGGAGAATGA